A genome region from Methanocellales archaeon includes the following:
- a CDS encoding PRC-barrel domain-containing protein, protein MKKEIMKERVHNYLRSRLFPWNFLMEPVDDETLEHFVKKDFMIPSVILDDLSKEELSNVICDEVKRISKEYLVNNNKLDPFAYAQAQVYTMLYDLRSREKLRGLGDIVDTKALARLMGISMDSFKKKEESILQLIHRYKDNKPSAKDIFGQKVIYIDGTLIGTVIDIVYEDKTGDLIELKVKTDKKLFEIPIEGVYLKNVYNNCVILKDIRVIPTDIE, encoded by the coding sequence ATGAAAAAAGAAATAATGAAAGAGAGAGTTCATAATTACTTACGCTCCCGTCTTTTTCCTTGGAACTTCCTAATGGAGCCCGTTGATGATGAAACCCTAGAGCACTTCGTCAAGAAAGATTTTATGATTCCGTCTGTTATCCTAGATGATCTATCCAAAGAAGAGCTTTCCAATGTCATTTGTGATGAGGTTAAAAGGATATCAAAAGAATATCTTGTCAATAATAATAAACTCGATCCATTTGCCTATGCTCAGGCCCAGGTATATACGATGTTGTATGACTTGCGTAGTAGAGAGAAGCTGAGAGGTTTGGGCGACATCGTGGATACAAAAGCTCTTGCAAGGCTCATGGGAATCAGCATGGATTCATTTAAAAAAAAGGAGGAATCCATATTACAATTGATACATCGGTATAAAGATAATAAACCCTCAGCAAAGGATATCTTCGGCCAAAAAGTTATATACATCGATGGAACCCTAATCGGAACGGTGATCGACATCGTTTATGAGGATAAAACTGGAGACCTGATTGAGCTGAAGGTCAAGACTGATAAGAAATTATTTGAGATACCCATTGAGGGGGTATATCTGAAAAACGTTTATAATAACTGCGTTATACTCAAAGACATTCGTGTTATACCTACAGATATAGAATAG